A stretch of Apostichopus japonicus isolate 1M-3 chromosome 9, ASM3797524v1, whole genome shotgun sequence DNA encodes these proteins:
- the LOC139973529 gene encoding ribonucleases P/MRP protein subunit POP1-like isoform X1, with amino-acid sequence MEGLNTIEGIPKHFNPKFIDCTRFVKARAKEIRSIQNDLPAVTKNTQALGLPKHMRRRSMSHNVKRLPVRLRRAAEHRMTKSLANANKKTKAKAASRRQKRRPKNLREKFEKRQGDKVWLETHLWHAKRFKMAQQWGYKLPLHPCDKGVRAAYRSTVKHCTIQEISFYEVIEVKGRQENIIESLCQLTCPETGLTLGAEMYLSGQHHGETMLYHKGTFPYGAITKVQFLWQCLTLTDPIKDESTSAAPSADRKLWMWVHPSAFSEVLDAIKVIIESDSIKVNDLRGELLRFRLRGPQATAVVTDAFKVSSIPPKSDTESEGSFWWQDKICQNPNLMTIHEQQSHFWKSLESIQSTTALPSRCVVGLTVRDPRILLPKQRHKVETDPLKADYSLPRCPQPGAQHAVSHIWDGSIRESLGSTMLSTHTINEHRRNLLVPGSELDLGNQESRIPVLLLQSPGVQHDNLATSSHEMVSPLGFGGGWDVVLPKKWGTVFWVGFVFRGARAVGLKESDNTCLHQGQPRLPEEYPDTKSGQEIEEIRAKDLEASFLRRPPAKRPNYAKLGFLSPFKCPWDRLLSEWTSKYDLNDNQQLGLNDSQQLGLNDNQQLGLNDSQQLGERNGGATQLLSGLPDFYILRNRAHLRQLRSIFLTAAKNQAGSKGPVVTGGPSSKDLHQLDQRALVWIRVDLLQRGSPEAFSMICLPKPCDLEALNLKKPNPAPEETIKNKFKLDKKQKIGKPKPENKVTLEEKVANANLLELNSRIIIGFVTNGGHVFSRGKGHAVGFCCLPGLLQLVKESVNYVLVRDSNSTKYRFATLTVLE; translated from the exons ATGGAAGGATTGAATACTATTGAAGGCATTCCTAAACATTTTAATCCCAAGT TTATTGACTGTACTCGATTCGTGAAAGCCCGAGCCAAAGAGATCAGATCCATTCAGAATGACCTCCCTGCTGTTACAAAGAACACTCAAGCACTGGGACTTCCCAAGCACATGAGAAGGAGGTCTATGAGTCATAATGTTAAACGGCTCCCTGTAAGACTGAGAAGAGCTGCTGAACATCGG ATGACTAAATCCCTGGCCAATGCTAACAAGAAGACAAAAGCTAAAGCAGCATCTAGACGACAGAAGAGGAGGCCGAAGAATCTgagagagaaatttgaaaaacgACAGGGTGACAAAGTTTGGCTTGAGACTCATCTTTGGCATGCCAAAAGATTCAAGATGGCCCAACAGTGGGGTTACAAGTTACCACTACACCCATGTGACAAGGGTGTCAGAGCTGCATATAGATCAACTGTGAAGCATTGCACAATTCAAGAAATATCATTCTATGAGGTTATAGAGGTCAAGGGTAGACAAGAGAACATCATTGAGAGCTTATGTCAATTGACTTGTCCAGAAACAG GGTTAACCCTAGGAGCTGAGATGTACCTCTCTGGACAGCATCATGGTGAGACCATGTTATACCACAAAGGGACATTCCCATATGGAGCAATCACCAAAGTACAGTTTCTGTGGCAGTGTCTTACCCTTACAGATCCAATCAAAGATGAATCAACATCAGCAGCTCCCTCTGCAGACAGGAAGCTTTGGATGTGGGTGCACCCTTCAGCCTTTAGTGAAGTGCTTGATGCAATCAAAGTGATCATAGAATCAG ATTCCATTAAGGTCAATGACCTCAGAGGTGAGCTGCTTAGATTTCGTCTGCGAGGGCCTCAGGCTACTGCAGTAGTCACCGACGCATTTAAAGTCTCCAGTATTCCACCAAAGTCAGACACAGAGAGTGAGGGAAGCTTCTGGTGGCAGGACAAGATATGTCAG AATCCAAACCTGATGACTATTCATGAGCAACAGAGTCATTTCTGGAAAAGTTTAGAGAGCATCCAGTCGACTACAGCACTTCCCTCAAGATGTGTAGTTGGCCTGACGGTTCGAGACCCGAGAATCTTACTACCAAAACAGAGACACAAAGTTGAAACTGATCCCCTGAAAGCAG ACTACTCACTTCCAAGATGTCCTCAACCAGGAGCCCAGCATGCTGTCTCTCATATCTGGGATGGAAGCATCAGAGAAAGTCTGGGATCCACCATGTTGTCTACGCACACCATCAACGAACACAGACGGAATCTCCTTGTTCCTGGGTCAGAACTGGACCTTGGCAATCAGGAATCTAGAATACCTGTACTCCTCCTCCAGTCACCTGGCGTCCAGCATGATAACCTAGCAACCTCCTCTCATGAAATGGTTTCTCCTCTTGGGTTTGGCGGTGGCTGGGATGTTGTGCTTCCCAAGAAATGGGGAACTGTCTTTTGGGTCGGGTTTGTGTTCAGAGGAGCCAGAGCCGTTGGACTGAAGGAGAGTGATAATACATGCCTTCATCAGGGTCAACCTCGGCTGCCAGAGGAATATCCAGACACCAAAAGTGGTCAGGAGATAGAAGAGATCAGAGCGAAGGATCTAGAGGCTTCATTTCTGAGACGACCACCTGCAAAGCGGCCAAACTACGCTAAACTGGGGTTTTTGTCTCCCTTTAAATGTCCTTGGGATAGACTTTTGTCTGAATGGACAAGTAAGTATGACCTTAATGATAATCAGCAGTTAGGCCTCAATGACAGTCAGCAGTTAGGCCTTAATGACAATCAGCAGTTAGGCCTTAATGACAGTCAGCAGTTAGGAGAAAGGAATGGTGGTGCGACTCAGCTATTGTCAGGTTTGCCAGATTTCTACATACTGAGGAACAGGGCTCATCTCAGACAATTACGCTCAATCTTTTTGACTGCCGCAAAGAATCAAGCCGGGTCAAAAGGTCCAGTAGTTACTGGTGGACCATCCAGCAAGGACCTGCACCAACTTGACCAGAGGGCTCTCGTCTGGATCAGGGTGGATTTGCTCCAGAGGGGATCACCTGAGGCCTTTTCAATGATTTGCCTTCCCAAACCATGTGACTTAGAAGCTCTAAATTTGAAGAAACCAAACCCTGCACCAGAGGAGAcaatcaaaaacaaatttaaattggATAAGAAACAGAAGATTGGCAaaccaaaaccagaaaataaGGTAACATTAGAGGAGAAAGTAGCCAATGCTAATCTCTTGGAGTTAAACTCTAGGATAATCATAGGCTTTGTCACCAATGGGGGACATGTCTTCAGCAGGGGCAAAGGTCATGCCGTAGGATTCTGCTGTCTGCCAGGGCTCTTGCAGCTGGTGAAAGAATCTGTCAACTACGTGCTTGTAAGAGACTCAAATTCAACCAAGTATCGATTTGCAACTCTTACTGTGTTAGAATAG
- the LOC139973529 gene encoding ribonucleases P/MRP protein subunit POP1-like isoform X2, with translation MRRRSMSHNVKRLPVRLRRAAEHRMTKSLANANKKTKAKAASRRQKRRPKNLREKFEKRQGDKVWLETHLWHAKRFKMAQQWGYKLPLHPCDKGVRAAYRSTVKHCTIQEISFYEVIEVKGRQENIIESLCQLTCPETGLTLGAEMYLSGQHHGETMLYHKGTFPYGAITKVQFLWQCLTLTDPIKDESTSAAPSADRKLWMWVHPSAFSEVLDAIKVIIESDSIKVNDLRGELLRFRLRGPQATAVVTDAFKVSSIPPKSDTESEGSFWWQDKICQNPNLMTIHEQQSHFWKSLESIQSTTALPSRCVVGLTVRDPRILLPKQRHKVETDPLKADYSLPRCPQPGAQHAVSHIWDGSIRESLGSTMLSTHTINEHRRNLLVPGSELDLGNQESRIPVLLLQSPGVQHDNLATSSHEMVSPLGFGGGWDVVLPKKWGTVFWVGFVFRGARAVGLKESDNTCLHQGQPRLPEEYPDTKSGQEIEEIRAKDLEASFLRRPPAKRPNYAKLGFLSPFKCPWDRLLSEWTSKYDLNDNQQLGLNDSQQLGLNDNQQLGLNDSQQLGERNGGATQLLSGLPDFYILRNRAHLRQLRSIFLTAAKNQAGSKGPVVTGGPSSKDLHQLDQRALVWIRVDLLQRGSPEAFSMICLPKPCDLEALNLKKPNPAPEETIKNKFKLDKKQKIGKPKPENKVTLEEKVANANLLELNSRIIIGFVTNGGHVFSRGKGHAVGFCCLPGLLQLVKESVNYVLVRDSNSTKYRFATLTVLE, from the exons ATGAGAAGGAGGTCTATGAGTCATAATGTTAAACGGCTCCCTGTAAGACTGAGAAGAGCTGCTGAACATCGG ATGACTAAATCCCTGGCCAATGCTAACAAGAAGACAAAAGCTAAAGCAGCATCTAGACGACAGAAGAGGAGGCCGAAGAATCTgagagagaaatttgaaaaacgACAGGGTGACAAAGTTTGGCTTGAGACTCATCTTTGGCATGCCAAAAGATTCAAGATGGCCCAACAGTGGGGTTACAAGTTACCACTACACCCATGTGACAAGGGTGTCAGAGCTGCATATAGATCAACTGTGAAGCATTGCACAATTCAAGAAATATCATTCTATGAGGTTATAGAGGTCAAGGGTAGACAAGAGAACATCATTGAGAGCTTATGTCAATTGACTTGTCCAGAAACAG GGTTAACCCTAGGAGCTGAGATGTACCTCTCTGGACAGCATCATGGTGAGACCATGTTATACCACAAAGGGACATTCCCATATGGAGCAATCACCAAAGTACAGTTTCTGTGGCAGTGTCTTACCCTTACAGATCCAATCAAAGATGAATCAACATCAGCAGCTCCCTCTGCAGACAGGAAGCTTTGGATGTGGGTGCACCCTTCAGCCTTTAGTGAAGTGCTTGATGCAATCAAAGTGATCATAGAATCAG ATTCCATTAAGGTCAATGACCTCAGAGGTGAGCTGCTTAGATTTCGTCTGCGAGGGCCTCAGGCTACTGCAGTAGTCACCGACGCATTTAAAGTCTCCAGTATTCCACCAAAGTCAGACACAGAGAGTGAGGGAAGCTTCTGGTGGCAGGACAAGATATGTCAG AATCCAAACCTGATGACTATTCATGAGCAACAGAGTCATTTCTGGAAAAGTTTAGAGAGCATCCAGTCGACTACAGCACTTCCCTCAAGATGTGTAGTTGGCCTGACGGTTCGAGACCCGAGAATCTTACTACCAAAACAGAGACACAAAGTTGAAACTGATCCCCTGAAAGCAG ACTACTCACTTCCAAGATGTCCTCAACCAGGAGCCCAGCATGCTGTCTCTCATATCTGGGATGGAAGCATCAGAGAAAGTCTGGGATCCACCATGTTGTCTACGCACACCATCAACGAACACAGACGGAATCTCCTTGTTCCTGGGTCAGAACTGGACCTTGGCAATCAGGAATCTAGAATACCTGTACTCCTCCTCCAGTCACCTGGCGTCCAGCATGATAACCTAGCAACCTCCTCTCATGAAATGGTTTCTCCTCTTGGGTTTGGCGGTGGCTGGGATGTTGTGCTTCCCAAGAAATGGGGAACTGTCTTTTGGGTCGGGTTTGTGTTCAGAGGAGCCAGAGCCGTTGGACTGAAGGAGAGTGATAATACATGCCTTCATCAGGGTCAACCTCGGCTGCCAGAGGAATATCCAGACACCAAAAGTGGTCAGGAGATAGAAGAGATCAGAGCGAAGGATCTAGAGGCTTCATTTCTGAGACGACCACCTGCAAAGCGGCCAAACTACGCTAAACTGGGGTTTTTGTCTCCCTTTAAATGTCCTTGGGATAGACTTTTGTCTGAATGGACAAGTAAGTATGACCTTAATGATAATCAGCAGTTAGGCCTCAATGACAGTCAGCAGTTAGGCCTTAATGACAATCAGCAGTTAGGCCTTAATGACAGTCAGCAGTTAGGAGAAAGGAATGGTGGTGCGACTCAGCTATTGTCAGGTTTGCCAGATTTCTACATACTGAGGAACAGGGCTCATCTCAGACAATTACGCTCAATCTTTTTGACTGCCGCAAAGAATCAAGCCGGGTCAAAAGGTCCAGTAGTTACTGGTGGACCATCCAGCAAGGACCTGCACCAACTTGACCAGAGGGCTCTCGTCTGGATCAGGGTGGATTTGCTCCAGAGGGGATCACCTGAGGCCTTTTCAATGATTTGCCTTCCCAAACCATGTGACTTAGAAGCTCTAAATTTGAAGAAACCAAACCCTGCACCAGAGGAGAcaatcaaaaacaaatttaaattggATAAGAAACAGAAGATTGGCAaaccaaaaccagaaaataaGGTAACATTAGAGGAGAAAGTAGCCAATGCTAATCTCTTGGAGTTAAACTCTAGGATAATCATAGGCTTTGTCACCAATGGGGGACATGTCTTCAGCAGGGGCAAAGGTCATGCCGTAGGATTCTGCTGTCTGCCAGGGCTCTTGCAGCTGGTGAAAGAATCTGTCAACTACGTGCTTGTAAGAGACTCAAATTCAACCAAGTATCGATTTGCAACTCTTACTGTGTTAGAATAG